One SAR86 cluster bacterium genomic window carries:
- a CDS encoding alpha-hydroxy-acid oxidizing protein codes for MKAACVRDYKLLAKKRLPKFLFEYLAGGSYSEVTMKQNIADLQALSLRQRVLSGSPDIDTKVELFGSNYNLPVALGPVGLAGMYARRGECQAIKAAESSGVPFALSTVGVCPIDEVAKVSNKPFWFQLYMIKDRSFMIDLLTQAREAKCSALIFTVDMPVPGSRYRDYHSGLAGESWLSGNLRRVSQAIMKPSWALDVGLLGMPHKLGNVAPVLKKNSGLEDFMGWMSSNFDPAVSWKDIEFVRDNWDGPIVLKGILDPEDALQAAKLNVDGIIVSNHGGRQLDGVISSAKSLPRIADAVGDKLDVLVDGGITSGLDVVRMLALGAKSVLLGRSWVYALAAKGQKGVEHVIDLIHKEMIVAMTLTGCRSLKDINRKVIDNSLIK; via the coding sequence ATGAAAGCAGCCTGTGTTAGAGATTACAAATTGCTTGCCAAAAAGCGATTACCTAAATTTTTATTTGAATATTTAGCTGGCGGCTCATATTCTGAGGTGACAATGAAGCAGAATATAGCTGATTTGCAAGCTCTATCGTTAAGGCAGAGAGTTTTAAGTGGTTCTCCAGATATAGATACAAAAGTAGAATTATTTGGCTCTAACTATAATTTACCTGTGGCACTTGGTCCGGTTGGATTGGCGGGCATGTATGCACGTAGAGGAGAATGCCAAGCTATAAAAGCAGCAGAAAGTTCTGGAGTGCCATTTGCATTGTCAACAGTAGGCGTATGTCCCATAGACGAGGTTGCAAAGGTTTCAAATAAGCCATTTTGGTTTCAGTTGTACATGATAAAAGATAGATCATTTATGATTGATTTGTTAACTCAAGCGCGAGAGGCAAAATGTTCTGCACTAATTTTTACAGTTGATATGCCAGTCCCTGGTTCACGATATCGTGACTACCACTCAGGCTTAGCAGGAGAGAGTTGGCTTTCAGGAAATTTACGAAGAGTTTCACAAGCAATCATGAAACCATCTTGGGCATTGGATGTTGGGTTACTTGGAATGCCGCATAAATTAGGAAATGTAGCACCTGTATTAAAAAAGAATAGTGGCCTTGAAGACTTTATGGGCTGGATGAGTTCAAATTTTGATCCAGCAGTTTCTTGGAAAGATATAGAATTTGTAAGAGATAATTGGGATGGCCCAATTGTTCTAAAGGGCATTCTTGATCCAGAGGACGCATTGCAAGCCGCTAAATTGAATGTTGATGGAATCATAGTTTCTAATCACGGAGGCAGGCAGCTTGATGGAGTCATTTCATCTGCTAAATCTTTACCTAGGATTGCAGATGCAGTTGGAGATAAACTCGATGTCTTGGTTGATGGAGGTATAACCTCAGGACTTGATGTTGTTCGTATGCTTGCACTGGGAGCAAAGTCTGTTTTGCTTGGAAGAAGTTGGGTATATGCACTTGCTGCTAAGGGGCAAAAAGGGGTAGAGCACGTAATTGATTTAATTCACAAAGAAATGATTGTTGCGATGACATTGACTGGATGTCGTTCATTAAAGGATATTAATAGGAAAGTAATAGACAATTCTTTAATTAAATAG